From the genome of Acinetobacter sp. TR3:
TCAAACGATCTAATTTTTGCATTTCCACATCAGCAACATAACGTGCGAAGTTCTTTTGCATGGTCCAATGCAATACCCCTAAACTGATTGTTGCAATCACTAAGGTAGTCAGTAATACCGTTAAAAATAAACGTATGGCTAAAGGCATGCGACGAACATTCAAAAGCGAAATCTCAATAGTGTTCTATTTATGGATTGTAACCAACATGGTTCAAAAAAACTCTCCATTCTTTCTTCATCTTTATTATCTAATCTTTAACAATCGAATCTTAACTGACTACGCAGGATAAAATAATGAACAAGACAAAAATTGTATTAATGACAACTCTTCTCGGTTCTGTTTTAGGTTTGGCTGCCTGCCAAGTAACACCTTCAGAACAAGGAATGAATCATGACCGCCACCGCCACGAAATGCAACGTCAACCGCTAACCCCAGAACAACGTGCAGAATGGCAAGCTAAACGCGAACAACGTGAAGAACAACGAGAACAAATGCGTGAAGAACATCGACTACAGAGAGCACAGATCGAGAAAGCCTGTCAGGGTAAACGCATCGGTGAGCGTGTGAATGTTCAGTGGAATAATCGTGTAATTGAAGGTACTTGTGACGTTCGCTTTACGCCTGAGAAATCACAATTCAAACGTTAAACCTATGTAAGAACATAATATTATTTCGTTATCAAGGCGCCTCAAGCGCCTTTTATTTATTTGCAGAGTCAATTATTTTTAATTACACAGCTGCTTACGATTTTTTGCATATTATTACGAGCGAATTCAACGCAAACTGCCTACAATCAATACGCTTTAAAATAATTTAAGCATTATCTTTGACTTTACAGTCACTAAGAAATGCCCTGTTAAAGCTTGTACGGAACTATAACTTGTTGCACGATTAGCAACACAAAATGATACCCTTTGGGTATATTTACTATTGACTAAGATTATAACTCTGGTTTAACCAGTATTGAGGAAAATGCTATGCCACAATACAAAGCACCCTTACGTGATATGCAGTTCGTATTGCACGAATTATTAAATGCTGAAGCACATTACGCAAAACTTCCTGCATTTCAAGGCACCGTAAGCCGCGAATTGGTTGATCAATATTTAGAAGCAGCAGCTGATTTCTGTGAGAATGAACTTTCTCCTATCAACCAATCAGGCGATCGTGAAGGTTGTACTTGGAATGACGGTGTTGTTACTACGCCTACAGGCTTTAAAGAAGCGTATCAAAAATATATCGAACTTGGTTTCCCATCTCTTTCTGCTGATGAAGAATTTGGCGGTCAAGCATTACCAAACTCTCTAGGAATCACAATTTCTGAGATGGTTGGTACAGCCAACTGGTCTTGGGGTATGTACCCAGGTCTTTCTCATGGTGCTGTTCGTACAATTGAACACCATGGTTCTGATGAACAAAAAGCGACGTATATGCCAAACCTTGTATCAGGTGTTTGGACAGGTACAATGTGCTTAACTGAATCTCATGCAGGTTCAGACTTAGGTATTACCCGAACCAAAGCTGAACCAAATGATGATGGTAGCTATGCAATTTCTGGCGAGAAAATCTTTATCTCTGCTGGTGAACATGACATGGCTGAAAACATCATCCATATCGTACTTGCTCGTTTACCTGGCGCACCTAAAGGTACTAAAGGTATTTCGCTGTTCATCGTACCGAAATTCAATGTAAATGCAGATGGCTCTATCGGTGAGCGCAATACTGTTCGCTGCGGTTCAATTGAACATAAAATGGGTATCCATGGTAACGCAACTTGTGTGATCAACTTTGATAAAGCAAAAGGTTACTTGATTGGACCAGAAAACCGCGGCCTAAACTGCATGTTCACATTCATGAATACTGCACGTATTGGTACAGCCGTTCAAGGTCTTGCTGCATCTGAAGGTTCTTTCCAAGGTGCTTTAGCATATGCGAAAGATCGTTTGGCAATGCGTTCACTTTCAGGTCCTAAAGCACCTGAAAAAGAAGCAGATCCAATTATTGTTCACCCTGCTGTTCGTAATATGCTTTTAACTCAAAAAGCATTTGCTGAAGGTGGTCGTGCACTTGTTTACTTATTGGCTCAGTATGCAGATATCGTTGAAAAAGGCGAAACTGAAGAAGAGCGTAAGTTTGCTGACAACATCTTATCTTTGTTAACGCCAATTGCTAAAGCATTCTTAACTGAAACTGGTTATGAATCTGCAAACCACGGTGTGCAAGTATTTGGTGGTCACGGATTTATTTCTGAGCACGGTATGGAGCAAATCGTACGTGATACACGTATTGCTTGCTTATACGAAGGAACAACTGAAATTCAAGCACTTGATCTTTTAGGTCGTAAAGTATTGCAAACTCAAGGTGCAATGTTGAAAGACTTCACCAAGATCATCCATAAATTTGTTGAAGCAAACAAAGACAATGCTGCAATGCAAGAATTCCTTGCACCATTGGCTGCTGCAAACAAAGAATGGGGCGATATCACGATGCAAATCGGTATGCGTGCAATGCAAAACCCTGATGAAGTTGGCGCAGCTGCGGTTGACTACATGTACTTCTCTGGTTATGTAACACTTGCATTCCTATGGGCACGTATGGCACTTGTTGCTCAAGAGAAATTGGCTGAAGGTTCAACAGAAGTTGACTTCTACAATGCGAAAGTAGCAACTGCTCGCTTCTACTTCAAGAAGATCTTGCCACGTGTTCGCTCGCACGTAGATGTACTTTCAACTGGTGTTGCACCATTGTTTGAACTTGATGCGGAACACTTCGCGTTCTAATCATAGATTAGAATGAGATGCAACGTTCATCACAGAAAAAGGACTGGTCAGTTTTGACCGTCCTTTTTTTGTTTAATCAATGCTAAATTTACACTATTCAATTTATTTGTTCGTTTTATTTGATCACTTTGCACATGACCTGTGCGTAAAAAGGAACGATTATGCCAATTTACAATGCACCTTTAGCAGACATGAAATTCATCTTAAATGATGTATTTAAAGCTGAACAATTTTGGCAGTCTAATGAGAATCTTGCTCATGTAGATGCTGCAACAGCTGAAGCAATTTTAGAAGAAATGGCTAAATTTGCTCAAAACGTAACTCACCCACTTAACCGTACTGGTGATGAAGAAGGTGCGCGTTGGGTTAACGGTGAAGTTTTCACGCCAGCAGGTTTTAAAGAAGCATTCCGTCAATACGCCGAAGGTGGTTGGATTGGCTTAGGTGCTGATGAAGAATGGGGCGGTCAAGGCATGCCAAAAATGCTGACAGTATTGTCAGATGAAATGCTCTTTGCCACCAACCCATCATTCTTGTTGTATCCACTACTGTCTGTCGGTGCAGGCATGGCGTTAAGCAGTTATGCATCACAAGAACAGAAAGAAACGTATTTACCTAAAATCTACTCTGGCGAATGGTCAGGTACCATGTGCTTAACTGAACCGCATGCAGGTACAGATTTAGGGATTATTAAAACTAAAGCTGAACGTAACGAAGATGGTACTTATAACATTACAGGTACTAAGATCTTCATTACAGGTGGTGATCACGATCTCGCTGAAAACATCATTCACTTAGTTCTTGCAAAAACACCTGATGCACCTGCGGGTTCACGTGGTATTTCTTTATTCATCGTACCGAAATACATTGTAAATGCAGATGGTTCTTTAGGTGAGCGTAACCCTGTTGGCCCTGGTTCAATCGAACATAAAATGGGGATCAAGGCATCTGCAACTTGTGTCATGAATTTTGATGCTGCAAAAGGTTATCTCGTTGGTAAAGAAAACGAAGGTCTTGCAGCCATGTTCGTAATGATGAATTACGAACGTTTATCAATGGGTATCCAAGGTCTTGGCGCTTCTGAATTTGCTTACCAAAATGCAGCTCAATATGCGACTGATCGTTTACAAGGTCGTAGTGCTTCTGGTGTTAAATCTCCAAGCAAACCTGCGGATAGCATCTTAGTTCACGGTGATGTTCGTCGTATGTTATTGAATGTACGTGCAAATAATGAAGCATCTCGTGCATTTGCAGTATATGTAGGTCAACAGCTTGATATCACTAAATTCTCTACTGATGCAGAAGCAGTGAAAAAAGCCAATGACCGTGTTGCGCTGTTAACACCAATTGCAAAAGCTTACCTCACAGATACTGCATTCCAAGCAACTTTAGATGCGCAAATGGTATTTGGTGGCCACGGTTATATTCGTGAATGGGGTATGGAACAGTGCATCCGTGATCTTCGTATTTCTCAAATTTACGAAGGAACAAACGGCGTTCAATCTCAAGACTTAATTGGTCGTAAAACGATTAAGTGTGGTGGTGCTTTCATCGCTGAATATATCACTGAGATTCGTGATTTTGCCAATGCATTAGACACTGACTTAAACTTCATTAAAGATGCGACTTTAGATGCTGCAACTGAAATCGAAGCAATCACTCAGTTCATCATTGAACAAGCGGCTGAAAATGTAGAGTTCCCGAACTCTACTGCAGTAGATTACTTAAGTGCAGTTGGTCTACTTAGCTTTGCTTATATGTTTGCTAAGATTGCTGCTGCTGCAAAAGACAAGTCTGGTGACTTCTACCAAAACAAACTTGCTTTGGCACAGTACTTTGTTGACCGTATTTTGCCAGAACTTGATTCTCGCCTTGCGAAGATCAAAGCAGGTTCTGACTTAATCATGAACTTCAGCGAAGATTATTTCACAAACCAAGCTTAATTCTAGTTCGGTTTTAAAAACTGCCTAAATCAGTTGGTTTAGGCAGTTTTTTTATGGCTATAATAAAATCAGCATAAAACTTGCATAACATTTTAATGATCATGTTGAGAATATAAGTCGGTATGTCAAACTCCAAAGATAAACTCGAAAATTTACAACGTTTATTTGACCGTCTAGGTCATTATGCGGTTGAAGCCTTTCACTATTTAGCTCTGTTTATTATTGGCTGTATGATTGCTTGGTCAGCAGTACATACCGTCATTGAAATTTTGACGGTTAAACAATACGCTACCATTGATGACATCCTATTGTTGTTTATCTATTTAGAACTAGGGGCAATGGTTGGTATCTACTTTAAAACCAATCACATGCCTGTACGCTTCCTCATCTATGTGGCAATTACTGCACTAACTCGTTTACTGATTGCTGATATTCAACACAATCATAAAGCCTCTATGGATTTGGTCATCATTACGGGCTCTATTCTGATCTTAGCTTTGGCAATTTGGGTGGTACGTTTTGCTTCATGGAACTACCCATCTGTTATCCGAGGTAAAGACCATGAACAACAACTCCCTGCAAATAAAACACCAAGACCACAAGATGATGAACTAGCATAAATAAAAAAGCAGGCGAGATGCCTGTTTTTTATTCCTTAGTTTAAGCCACTCTCAACACGCGATATTTCGAGTCGACTAAAACATATTTACCTTGTACCTGCATCCAGTTATAGCCGCGTGGTGGTTCATACAAACGGTGAGTCCGATAGTTAGAAATCACATAGCGGTTACTACGGAATTCTGACGGTAAACGCTCGCCACGTTTAAGGCTGATACGTTGACCATAATGATGACCACGGTCGCCATTTGACCAGCGTGGTTGTTCACGATGATCGTAACGGTGCTCATAGCGGTGATCATAGCGATCTTTATGATCTTGATTCCAACGATTTGAATCTGCCATTGCTGAAGCAGATACACCAAGTATCATCGTTGATACCAATAACACGACTGTCTTCTTCATTGTTTGATCCTCTGTTTTTCGATCTAAAATTAGATTAAGAAAAACTCAAGGAGAAAGCATGAATAAAACCCATGACATTGCAAAGCTTTGTAATGAAAGCCAAGAAATTATGGAGATTTCTATTTTGAATAAAATTCAAAAAAACATTTAAAATCAGCGAATAATTTCAATCCTAAAATTATCATCTGTCACTAAAAGATAACGACCATCAACGATCACCCAGTGCCGACCTCTTGGTGGTTCACGTAATGAATATGAATCCCAATCTCGAATCACATAACGCTCACTTCGAAATTCACTAGGTAACTCATTTCCAACCACAAAAGGCTCACGGCGATAGCTATGCTCATATTGAGTTTCGGGATAGTATTCAATACGAACACTGGGTCGATGGCTCGGATAAGGATAATAATTATTTTGATTCGGTTGATAATAATAGCCTTTCGGCGGTGCAGTCGGCGTGTAGCGCTGATTTGAAAATGCAAAAGGATCTTGTGCGGGTGGCTGATAAGTAGGTGTTTGGGGATATGAACGTCGTTCGACACCACTATACCCTCCCCATGCATTATCGGCATAACTCATGATAGGGAGATAGCCCAAAAGACCTGCCAAGCCATAAATATACAATTTAGATTGCTTCATCCTTATCGCCCTAGAAATCAGAGTATTGTTATATTTTAGAATAAAAACCGAGCATGACTGTTGTAATAATATTTTTTCAGATCAATTGTTCTTTTCCCTCGACCGATTACATCGGCATATACATCCAAAGAGATATGTTAAGATAACTTTTTTGGTTTTGAGACAACATCTGTGGCTGAAATGAATTTTGATCGTCTTTATCAATTCTTCTGTAAAGTGCCAAGTGTGCAAGAGGCTCGTATCGTTGCACATGGTACAGATGGTCAACATGCATGGTGGTTTAAATTCAATATTGATGTTGCACATCCACTTGCATGGCAAACCGTTCAAGAACTTGGTCATGTGCTCAACTATTTGTCTACCAATGAGCGCTTACCCACTCAATTCTTCCCTGTCTCTCCTCCTCCTTATATGAATGGTGAAGCGAAAGACTTTTTAGCTTGGGTAATTCAATGTAATCATCCTGAATTTAATCCTGATACAGTGTGCGATTGGTTAGAAGCTCGTCTGCCTAACCCAGTCGAGGATAAAACTCAGTGGAAAATCAAAACAGATTTAAGTGAACTGGATCAGATGGCTGATAAAGATTTAGATCAGTTGATTCCACCAAATCCGCAATAAAAAAGAGGCTTAAAGCCTCTTTCTTTTAGAAAGTAGATAAACCCGACCATTCCATAAAGCGATAGAGCCAGTATTTCACGTTTGACTCATCCGCATATTTTGCATAATCAACCGTGATCTGACGACCATTCGCATTACTCCAAGCAGCATCAAAATACTGTCCTGCATCTTTAAAGACCTGTGCTTGTGCTGAACCTAAAACTCGCATGTCTGTCTCAAGATTATAGTTTTTAAGATTTCGTGCCGTGAAGTTAGCTGAACCTAAAATAATCTCAGCTTGCTGAGCGTTATATTTAAATAGCATCTTACTATGGCATTGTTCACCATGGGTATCACACCAACGAATTGGAATCCCTGCGGCATTGAGTTCTGAAGCTACTTGACGGTTTGGAATACCATTCTTTTGACGACCAAATGCATCTTTATTTGGATCAAGCATGATACGGATACTTACACCACGCTGTTTAGCCTGTTTTAATGCCTCAATAATATTTCGCTCAGACAGATAGAACATAGCTATGTCCAAATGCTCTTCACTTTTTGCAGATTGAATCATCTTCAACACAGCATCATAAATGGCTTTTTCAGTCAGTAGCTGTACCTGTGGCAAGCTTTTATCTTCAGCCAATCCC
Proteins encoded in this window:
- a CDS encoding heavy-metal resistance, producing the protein MNKTKIVLMTTLLGSVLGLAACQVTPSEQGMNHDRHRHEMQRQPLTPEQRAEWQAKREQREEQREQMREEHRLQRAQIEKACQGKRIGERVNVQWNNRVIEGTCDVRFTPEKSQFKR
- a CDS encoding acyl-CoA dehydrogenase C-terminal domain-containing protein — translated: MPQYKAPLRDMQFVLHELLNAEAHYAKLPAFQGTVSRELVDQYLEAAADFCENELSPINQSGDREGCTWNDGVVTTPTGFKEAYQKYIELGFPSLSADEEFGGQALPNSLGITISEMVGTANWSWGMYPGLSHGAVRTIEHHGSDEQKATYMPNLVSGVWTGTMCLTESHAGSDLGITRTKAEPNDDGSYAISGEKIFISAGEHDMAENIIHIVLARLPGAPKGTKGISLFIVPKFNVNADGSIGERNTVRCGSIEHKMGIHGNATCVINFDKAKGYLIGPENRGLNCMFTFMNTARIGTAVQGLAASEGSFQGALAYAKDRLAMRSLSGPKAPEKEADPIIVHPAVRNMLLTQKAFAEGGRALVYLLAQYADIVEKGETEEERKFADNILSLLTPIAKAFLTETGYESANHGVQVFGGHGFISEHGMEQIVRDTRIACLYEGTTEIQALDLLGRKVLQTQGAMLKDFTKIIHKFVEANKDNAAMQEFLAPLAAANKEWGDITMQIGMRAMQNPDEVGAAAVDYMYFSGYVTLAFLWARMALVAQEKLAEGSTEVDFYNAKVATARFYFKKILPRVRSHVDVLSTGVAPLFELDAEHFAF
- a CDS encoding acyl-CoA dehydrogenase C-terminal domain-containing protein; translated protein: MPIYNAPLADMKFILNDVFKAEQFWQSNENLAHVDAATAEAILEEMAKFAQNVTHPLNRTGDEEGARWVNGEVFTPAGFKEAFRQYAEGGWIGLGADEEWGGQGMPKMLTVLSDEMLFATNPSFLLYPLLSVGAGMALSSYASQEQKETYLPKIYSGEWSGTMCLTEPHAGTDLGIIKTKAERNEDGTYNITGTKIFITGGDHDLAENIIHLVLAKTPDAPAGSRGISLFIVPKYIVNADGSLGERNPVGPGSIEHKMGIKASATCVMNFDAAKGYLVGKENEGLAAMFVMMNYERLSMGIQGLGASEFAYQNAAQYATDRLQGRSASGVKSPSKPADSILVHGDVRRMLLNVRANNEASRAFAVYVGQQLDITKFSTDAEAVKKANDRVALLTPIAKAYLTDTAFQATLDAQMVFGGHGYIREWGMEQCIRDLRISQIYEGTNGVQSQDLIGRKTIKCGGAFIAEYITEIRDFANALDTDLNFIKDATLDAATEIEAITQFIIEQAAENVEFPNSTAVDYLSAVGLLSFAYMFAKIAAAAKDKSGDFYQNKLALAQYFVDRILPELDSRLAKIKAGSDLIMNFSEDYFTNQA
- a CDS encoding phosphate-starvation-inducible protein PsiE, producing the protein MSNSKDKLENLQRLFDRLGHYAVEAFHYLALFIIGCMIAWSAVHTVIEILTVKQYATIDDILLLFIYLELGAMVGIYFKTNHMPVRFLIYVAITALTRLLIADIQHNHKASMDLVIITGSILILALAIWVVRFASWNYPSVIRGKDHEQQLPANKTPRPQDDELA
- a CDS encoding RcnB family protein; amino-acid sequence: MKKTVVLLVSTMILGVSASAMADSNRWNQDHKDRYDHRYEHRYDHREQPRWSNGDRGHHYGQRISLKRGERLPSEFRSNRYVISNYRTHRLYEPPRGYNWMQVQGKYVLVDSKYRVLRVA
- a CDS encoding RcnB family protein; this translates as MKQSKLYIYGLAGLLGYLPIMSYADNAWGGYSGVERRSYPQTPTYQPPAQDPFAFSNQRYTPTAPPKGYYYQPNQNNYYPYPSHRPSVRIEYYPETQYEHSYRREPFVVGNELPSEFRSERYVIRDWDSYSLREPPRGRHWVIVDGRYLLVTDDNFRIEIIR